Genomic DNA from Klebsiella variicola:
GCGCTATCGGCGGCTATGGCGGTTTTCCTGACCGGCCGACGCCCTCGCCGTTTAGCCAACGGGTGAACAATCCGGCCATATTGCCTGATGCGGTGTGGAAACTGGGCTATTTCCGCCTGACGATTGAGCTTATTAAAACCGGTCCCGCGGCGACACCGGGCGAGCTTGAGTATCACAGCGAGCACTTTTTAATGGCAGAGCATACCCCGCTGGCCGCGTTAGACTTAAGCGGCAGGGTCAACACCGCGGGATGTTCCGTGAATGACGCCACGCCAGCGCTGATTAAGCTGCCCGCCGCGATGCTTGACCACTTCGGCGGCGTCGGCAAAACCACCGGCGACACGCCTTTCGCGCTGCAACTGGATTGCAACAGCGCTGTGACTATTTCCCTGCGTGTTGACGGCGCGGAGCCCCTCACCGCCCGGGGGCATGGCGTTCTGCGCAATGACGCCACGGACGATCGGGCGCAGGGTATCGGTGTGCAACTGCTTTACCATCGCCAGCCGGTTTCCCTGAATCATGAGATGACGCTGGGCAGCGCGAGTGCGGGCCGGTTTATCCTGCCGCTCACGGCCCGCTACTACCAGACCCGTCCCCGGATCACCGCCGGTCAGGTGTCGGCCGTCGCGACCTATACCTTACATTATGACTAGGCGATGGCGAACCGACGGATGAAGGAATTGCTCTGACCCACGAATCGTAAGAGAATAGCCGCTACACGCGACGATCTGATTACACGGGAGTTCATCATCAGCCATTCTCGTCGATTCCCCTTAGCCAGCAAAGTGGCGCTGGCCGGTGCGGCCGTCATTGCCGTGGGCATGCTGTTCAGCTGCACCAGTAAGGCCCCTAAATCCCTTGTCACGGCACCGAACACTACCGCCGTCAAAGCCAGCCAGACGCACCGGGAGCCGGTACGCGGCGTGTGGCTCACCACCGTGTCGCGCCTTGACTGGCCGCCGGTCGGGTCGATTATCGCCAGCACGCCGGAAAGCCGCATCACGCAGCAGAAGCTGGCGCTGATCGCCAAACTCGATAACCTGCAGCGCCTGGGTATCAACACCGTCTTTTTCCAGGTGAAACCCGACGGCACGGCGCTCTGGCGGTCGGACATTCTGCCGTGGTCCGATATGCTGACCGGCAAAATCGGCGAATACCCCGGCTACGATCCGCTGCAGTTTATGCTGGATGAAGCGCACAAGCGCGGTATGAAGGTTCACGCATGGTTTAACCCCTATCGTGTCTCAGTTAACACCAAACCGTCGACCGTTGCCGAGCTGAATAACACCCTCACGCAGGTGCCGGCCAGCGTGTTCGTCCTGCACCGTAACTGGATCCGCACCGCCAGCGATCGCTTTGTCCTCGACCCGGGCATTCCCGAAGCACGGGACTGGATCACCAGCATCGTCGCTGAAGTGGTGCAGAACTACCCGATTGACGGCGTGCAGTTCGACGACTATTTCTACACCGAAACCGCCTCTTCCCCGCTTAACGACAATGAAACCTTCCGCCGTTACGGACAGGGTTACGCCTCGAAGGGCGACTGGCGCCGGCATAACACCCAGCAGCTCATAGCCCAGGTTTCCACTACTATCAAAAAGCTCAATCCGAACGTCGAGTTTGGCGTGAGCCCGGCCGGGGTGTGGCGCAACCGCTCGCACGATCCGGCGGGGTCCGATACCCGTGGCGCGGCCGCCTATGATGAGTCCTATGCCGATACCCGCAGCTGGGTGCAGCAGGGACTGCTCGACTACATCGCGCCGCAGATCTACTGGCCGTTTGCCCGCGATGCCGCGCGCTATGATGTGCTGGCCAACTGGTGGGCCGAGGTGGTTAAGCCGACGCATACCCGGCTGTATATCGGCGTGGCGCTGTACAAAGTGGGTGAGCCGTCCAAAAATGAGCCTGACTGGACGGTGGATGGCGGCGTGCCGGAGCTGAAAAAGCAGCTCGACCTCAATGAAACTCTGCCGCAGATCCAGGGCACGATCCTGTTCCGCGAAAATAACCTCAATCAGCCGCAAACCCGGCAGGCGGTCAACTATCTGCGCAGCCGCTGGGGGCAACCGCAAAGCTAACCGCCAACCGGTTCTGCTATAGCGCCTGCAGCCCTTGCTGCAGGCGGGCGTGCAGCTTCAGCATATTTTCCGTAATGGCCCGCCAGACGTGGGTGGAAAAGTCCGCCGGCAGCGTCCGGCGAGCGCTTTCGATTGCCTGCGGCACATGCCCGGCAAACTCCTGGAGGATCGCCAGCATCTGCTCCCCAGGAAAGTTCACCGCTTTGGCGGTTGCCAGAAAATGACGCGGATAGATAGCGTTAATCTCTGTTTTCCGCCCTTTTGTGGCATTGAGCCCCATCGACAGCTTCAGGTCGCGCAGATGCAGTCCCGTGCCTCCCAGCACCGGAAACGCCGAAATGATGTCGTAGAACGGCGTTAGACGGTAGCTGCCACCGGGCAGCAAAAAGAGCGAGAAGTTCTTCGCATGCCCGTCCGTTGCCCCAACCAGCCACTGAAAAACCATGAATTTCATAAAGTCTGCGCGATCTTTCAGGGCTTCACTGGAGCCCAGCAGAAAGGCCATGATTGCCGCAATACCCGGCCCGCCGTCAGATTCATATTTCATCGACGACGGGATGCCAAAGGCCTGACACAGATCCTCCTGCGGCAGACGCAGCAGCACCCGTCCCTCCTGCGCCCAGCGCCGGTCAAAGCGGGTCACCGCCAGCGCGCGGATCCGCGGCGTGGTGATAATCTCTGCCTCCGGCACCGCCAGGCCCAGTTCCCTGGCCAGCGCCAGGCACAGAAACTCGTTATCCACGCTTTCACGCAGATCCAGCGTCGCATTAGGCTGCTTTATCTCGCCGATGGGCAGTTTAATGATATGCGTGGTCGGCGTGGTGCCCTGCGGAATACACCAGTGCCCGCCCATCCGCAGCAGCGCCGTTTTCTCCTGGGCGCCGGCCACCGAGATACGGAAATCATCCTGGCCGGTAATCATCCCGAGAGGGATATCCGACTGGTAGGCGGTCAGCAAAGCGGTGAGCTGCGCCTCATCCAGCGTCTGCCAGCGCAACCCCTCAAGGTGCGCCTCTTCCCCCGGCGGTAGCAGAGTCACCGCCCCTACGCTATCCCGTCCCACTTCGGCCAGCAGATCGAACGGCTGCTTCGAGCGCGCCTGATAGCGCCTGACGATCCGATCGCGGACCTGCGGGCTGTCGGGCAGCAGATTATCAAAATAGTGATACACCGCGTCGGCGGTGATATTGCCATACTGCAGCGGCAGCGAGAGGGAGAGCGGTCTGGCGCGCGGGCTGCGCAGCCACTCTTCGTCATAGCGAAAACTGTGCGCCCCGTTAGCCTGGCGGGTTAAGGTGCCCACGCGCACATTGTTCATCCAGGTGGTAAGCGTCGCCATTACCAGTCAAGGTCCGTGTTGTTATCGGGAGCCGGCGCCGTCTCTGTGGCTTTGGCGTTCAGCGTCATCACCACCCCTAGCGACTGGAGGATCTTAAACAGCGTGGTTAAGGTGGTTTTGTCGGGGTGATTTTCAAAATTGGACAGTGTGGCCTGCTTAATGCCGATCCGCCTGGCCAGCGCATCCTGGGTCCAGTGGTTCTGCTGGCGCAGCAGCTTCAGATAATTGGCCAGCTGCACGGGACTGTATATCTGCGGGGAATTCATCGCCTTGTTCCTCACCATCATTTATCCCCCTATCGGGATAAATTTGGTTTTATACCCTGCAGGGGATAATGTCAAGATTATACCCTGGTGGGGATAGGTGGGTGATTATCCTTGAGTGGGGATAAAACAGGAAGGATGGTGGCCAGAGACACCTTTACATGCCCGGTGACGGCTGCGCCTTACCGGGCCTACGAGCTGTCTCTGCCCGCGCCGTAACGATCCAGGCCGGGCAAACGCAGCGCCGCCCGGCATCGGGCAGCCGGGTTTAGCTGCCGCGGTAGGTCGACCACCCGCCCGGGGCGATGAGAAACGGCAGATGGAAATGGTCATCTGCCGCCTCGCCGATAACAAAATCAATCTGCGCCCGGGTAAAGACGCTCTCCCGCCCGGCGCGGGCAAACCACGCCCCGGTTTCCGCCGTTAAGCAATAGCTCCCCGCCGGCAGCGGTGCGGCGCTAAAGGTGGCGATACGCCCCTGGGCGTTGGTCACCAGGGTCACCAGCGTCTCGCCCTCCCGACTCAGGCTGACCGTCACGCCTTCCGCCGGCCTGCCGGTGGAAATATCCAGAATATGGGTGCTCAGGGTACTCATTCGCCAATCACTCCTTCCAGTCTTAACATCGTAATCTCTCGCAGCTGGGCAAGCGCCTCAGTCACTTCTTCGTCGGCGGTATGCTGCAGTCGGCGCGTCAGCGCCTGTAAAATCGCTTCGCCGCTGCGCCCTTTGGCGCGGATTAAAAACACCCGGCCAAAACGGGCCTCGTAGCGGGCATTGCCCTCCTGCAGGGCCTGCGCGAGCCGCTCATTCTCGCTGTCCACCGCCGACTGCTCCTGGCGCGACAGCGCCGCGTGCGCCTGGCCGCCGGTCGGCTTTTCACCGATCCGCGGATGGGCGCTGAGCGCCGCGTTCAGCTCGTCCTCTCCCCAGTAATCCATCGCCTCACGGGCGGTCTGCAGTAGCGCATGACGGCTGGCAAAAGGTCGCAAGTTCACCAGCGTCTCGCCCCAGGCCGGGATCGCCACGCAGGGGGCCAGCAGCCCCACTGCCTCATCTTTACTCAGGCCGTTAAACTGACTCAGCGCGATCATCCTGACTCCTTATCGTTTTCGTCGCCGCCTGCTCCTGCGGCAGAATAAGGTTCAGCGCTATCGCTACCAGCCCACCGCTGGTGGCCGCCGAACCGAACAGATCGCCGACCATCGGCGGAAAATGGCTGAGAAACGCCGGCACTGACTCCACGCCAAGGCCAGCACCAAACGCCAGCCCCACAATCAGCACATCGCGACGGCTCAGCGGGGTCTGGGTAATAATCCGGATCCCGGCCGCCACTACACAGCCAAACATCACCATCGTGGCGCCCCCCAGCACCGGCGCCGGGATCTGCCGCAGCAGTTCGCCCACCGGGGGAAACAGTCCAAGCAGGATCAGAATCACGCCAATGTAGCGTCCGACATAGCGGCTGGCCACCCCGGTCATCTGGATCACGCCGTTGTTCTGCGCGAAGGTGGTGTTCGGAAAAGCACAGAGCATGGCGGCCACCATACAGCTGACACCGTCCGCCAGGATACCGCCCTTCAGCCGGTTACGAAAAGCGTGATCATCAATAGACTGTTGCGAAATCAGCGAGTTGGCCGTCAGATCGCCCACCGCCTCCAGAATACAAACCAGCGACACCAGGGCGACCGGCAGAAATATCGCGCTGTTAAACTGAAAGCCGAACGGAAACAGCGTCGGCAGGCGAAACAGAGTGTCGCCCAGGCTGTGAAGATGGAACTGACCGCTCAGCCCTGCCGCGACGCAGCCCACGGCAATGCCCACCACCACCGAGGAGAGACGCAGCCAGCGGTTTTTGGCGCAGCTCAGCAGGACGATAACCCCGAGGGTGCCCGCCCCGAGTGCGATGTTGCTCATGCTGGCGAAATCCTCGGCCTTTTCCCCACCGCACCAGTTGATGACGCTGACTTTGATCAGACTGATGCCGATCAGCGCAATCACGCTGCCGGTGATAATGGGGGTAAAGATTTTTTTCAGCGGCTCAATAAAACGGCTGACAATCACCGGCACCAGAGCGGCGACAAAGTTAACGCCAAACAGCATTGCCATCATATCCTGCGGCCCGCCGCCCTGCGCTTTTACCCACATCCCTCCGGCCACCGTCACGCCGAGGAAGGCGAAGCTGGTGCCCTGCATGCAGATCATCCCGGCGCCAACGCCCCCTACCCGATTGGACTGCAGAAAGGTGCCAATGCCCGAGGCCAGTAGCGACATACTGATGAGATACGGCAGCCAGTCGCCAAGCCCGAGGGTAGCGCCGATGATCAGCGGCGGCGTGATGATCCCCACCAGGCCCGCCAGCACATGCTGGAGAGCGCTGAAAAAGGCCGGAAGCGGTGGGATCCGCTGTTCAAGGCCGTAAAGCAAGCCACTGTAATGTTCGTCAGACATGGTGTAATCCCATAGCAAAGAGAAGTGCATGGGCTAGTGCACAAAGCAGGCCAGAGACGACAAAAGCGACCAGAAAATTTCATTAATGCTGCAAAATCATTAACTTAAATTACTCTATTTACCTATACCTCCCCACCGATGCTGAACCAGAGTGATGAAACGATAGATTCTCAATGCGACATTGAGAAACTTTTGATTCATAAAAAGGCAACCAATACGTCACATTGCACCGATGCGGTGCGTCATGACCTGTCTCTGTGCCTCTGGCAGGCGGTTTTCCTCCCTCCGGCGAACTGGTACGCAAATTGCTGTAGTCAGTCACAACATCGGGAGAAGGAGAAAAAAATGAAAGCAATCGTGATTGGGGCCGGCATCGGCGGCTTAAGTGCGGCAGTGGCGCTCAAACAGTCGGGGATCGACTGCGACGTCTATGAAGCGGTGAAGGAGATCAAACCGGTCGGCGCGGCGATTTCCGTGTGGCCCAACGGCGTGAAGTGCATGGCCCACCTCGGCATGGGCGACATCATGGAGACCTTCGGCGGGCCGCTGCGCCGGATGGCGTATCGTGATTTCCGCAGCGGCGAGAACATGACCCAGTTCAGTCTCGCCCCGCTGATCGAACGCACCGGCAGCCGCCCCTGCCCGGTCTCCCGGGCAGAGCTGCAGCGGGAAATGCTGGATTTCTGGGGACGGGAAAGCGTGCAGTTCGGCAAACGCGTCACCCGCTGTGAGGAAGATGCCGACGGCGTGACGGTGTGGTTTACCGATGGCAGCAGCGCCAGCGGCGATCTGCTGATTGCCGCCGACGGCAGCCATTCCGCACTGCGTCCGTGGGTGCTGGACTTTACCCCGCAGCGCCGCTACGCCGGGTACGTCAACTGGAACGGTCTGGTGGAAATAGATGAAGCGCTGGCGCCCGGCGACCAGTGGACCACCTTTGTCGGCGAAGGCAAGCGCGTCTCGCTGATGCCGGTCTCCGCCGGCCGGTTCTATTTTTTCTTTGATGTGCCGCTGCCGGCGGGTCTGGCGGAGGATCGCGACACTCTGCGCGCCGACCTCAGCCGCTACTTTGCCGGCTGGGCGCCGCCGGTGCAGCAGCTTATCGCCACCCTCGACCCGCAGACCACCAACCGTATTGAAATCCATGATATCGAGCCGTTCAGCCGCCTGGTGCGCGGCCGCGTCGCGCTGCTCGGCGACGCCGGACACAGCACCACCCCGGATATTGGCCAGGGAGGCTGCGCGGCGATGGAAGATGCGGTGGTGCTGGGCGCCGTTTTCCGCCAGACCCACGATATTGCGGCCGCCCTGCGCGAGTACGAGGCCCAGCGCTGCGACCGGGTTCGTGACCTGGTGCTGAAGGCGCGCAAGCGCTGCGATATTACCCACGGGAAGGATATGCAGCTCACCGAAGCCTGGTACCAGGAGCTGCGCGAGGAGACCGGGGAGCGCATTATCAACGGCATGTGCGACACCATCCTCAGCGGGCCGCTGGGCTGACCGTCGCCATGGATTCAATCACCGCACTCAGCGTCTGAATGGCCATTTGCGCGGGCCGCGAAAGCTGACGCGAGGGCGCGGTACACAGCGCCAGGGTCAGCGGTCGCAGCAGCGTACTGCGCAGCGAGATAAAGGCCAGCTGTCCGCGCTGGACTTCGTCCAGCACGTCGAGCAGGCTGAGGAGCGTCACGCCGCTGCCGCGCAGCACCAGCGACTTGATGAGCCGGATATCATTGCAGCTGATGGTATTCTCCGGCGCAAAGTCATGGTGGCGATAGAGGAGCGCCACCCGCTCATGGACGATCAGCGGCGCGCCGGGCACGATATGCCGCTCCAGGCTGAGCTCGCCCAATGACAGCGCTTTCGCCCCCGCCAGGGGGTGGTCCGGGCGCATCACAATCCCCACCTCCAGTTCGGCAAAGGCCAGCACGCTGAGTCCGGCCTGCCCCTGCGGATCGAGGATCAGGCCGACGTCCAGGTCCGCCTGACGCACTTTCTGGCTGACGGTGTGGCTGTCCGCCACCTGCAGATCCAGCTCCAGCCACGGCCAGCTGGCGATGATCTCCGCCAGCGCGGCGGCGAAGCCCCCTTCCGCCAGCGCCTGCACCATCCCAACGCTGACGCTTCCGCGCTTCATCCCCTGCAGCTCATCAAATTTCTGTCGGGTCTGACGAAATTCCTTCTGCCAGCGCAGCAGATTGTCATACAGCAGTTCACCGGCGGTGGTCATCCGCAGTCCCTCCGGCAGGCGCTCGAACAGCGGGGTGCCGAAGGCCTCCTCGGCCTGCAGGATCTGGCGGTTAATTGCCGAGGCGGAGATATGCAGCTGCTCGGCGGCCCGGCGCAAGCTGCCGCAGCGGGCCACGGCGATAAAATAGTGGGCGAAACGGGAAAAAGGACTCATGGCACCTCTGTACTCTTTTTTGCAACAGCAGAGTGAATTAATGGTGATGGATGTGAACACCCTAATATGACAACAATAATCTCACAACAATAAAACAATCACCGATGTGAGCAGGAAGAGAAATCATGAAGACAATCACCCCCACGCCCCCCGCCCATTGCACCTTTGATCCAGAGGACTGGCTGCGGCTGGCCCGCTGCTGGCACCCGGTGGCCCGCGCCTGCGATATTACCGGCGCCCCGGTGAAAGCCACCCTGCTGGACGAACAGCTGGTTATCTACCGTATTAAAGGCCAGGTGGTGGTCGCCCGCGACGTCTGCCCGCACCGCGGGGTGCCGCTGACCCTGGGGTTTCATGAAGAGGAAGGCATCGTCTGCCCCTATCATGGCCTGCGCTTTGGTGAGGATGGCCGCTGCAACCGTATCCCCTCCAGCCCGGGGCAACCCATTCCGGCCAAACTGCATCTCACCAGCTTCGCCGTGGAGGAGCGCTACGGGCTGATCTGGACCTGCCTGGCCTGCGATCCGGACAATCCGCCGCCGTTACCGACCATGCCGCACTGGGACGACGCGGGATTTCAGCAAATCAACTGCCCGGCCTTCGAGGTGAAGGGATTTGCCGGCCGCCAGGTCGAAGGCTTTCTCGATGTCGCCCACTTCGCGTGGATCCACACCGACACCTTCGCCGATCCGGACAACCAGCAGGTGCCGGACTATACCCCGCAGGAGACGCCGTTCGGCTTTGTTGCCGACTACTGGAGCTCGGTGGGCAATTACCCGGCCAGCTCCGATTTCCGTGCGCCGGAAGGGTTCCAGTGGCTGCGTCACTTTGAAATGCATCTGCCGTTCACCGCTACGCTGACCATCCATTTTCCCGCCGACGCCAGGCTGGTGATCATGAACGCCGCCTCGCCGGTGTCGTCACGGGTAACGCGGATGTTTGCCCCTATTGCCCGCAATTTCGACCTGCACGTGCCGGTGGAAGACGTACATGCGTTCAACCTGCGGGTGTTCGAAGAGGACCGCCTGATGGTAGAAACCCAGCGTCCGGAGCGGCTGCCGCTGGATCTGACCCTTGAGGCGCATATTCCGGCAGACCGTAGCTCCATCGCCTACCGGCGTGGGCTGAAGAAAATGGGTTTTGGCGATTTCTTTCTGGTATGAGTGGAGGTCATATGCGCGACATATTCCCCGTGGTGGTCGATGGCCTGTGGCGTCAGGGCGCGAAAAATCTGGCCGTTCGTCTGGTGAGCGCCGAGGGGCAACCGCTGCCGGCGTGGACACCCGGCGCCCATATCGATCTCCATCTTCCCTGCGGGCTGATCCGCCAGTACTCCCTGACCGGCAGCCCGGCCGAACGGGATCACTATCTGCTCTGCATCGCCCGCGAGGCGCAGTCCCGCGGTGGCTCAGGCTATGTCCACGACACCCTGCGCCCGGGACAACCGCTGATGATCTCTGCCCCGCGCAACCACTTTCCGCTGCACGAGGGCGGCCATGTGGTGCTTCTCGCCGCCGGGATCGGCATTACGCCGCTGCTGGCGATGGCCCACGCCCGGGCGGCGTCCGGCGCCAGCTTTACGCTGCACTATTACGTTAGCCGTGCGCAGGAGGCCGCCTTCGCCACCGAGATCGCCCGCCAGCTAACCGGTGGAATCTGCCAGATCCACTGCTCAGACGAGGGGCAGAGTCCGCGCCAGCGGCTGGCGCAGGATCTGGGGGCTCCGGACGCCGACACACGGGTCTACTTCTGCGGTCCGCCAGGATTTATGGCCCGGGTTCGCGATACCGCGCGGGCGGCCGGATGGGAGGAGGCGCAATTGCACAGCGAAGCGTTCCAGCCGCCCGCCCCGACGGCAGCGTCGGCGGCGGACGGAACCTTCACCATCACCCTCGCCTCCACCGGGGAACGCTGGCCGGTCCCGGGGAACAAAACCATCGCCCAGGTGCTACAGGAGCATGGCGTCGCGGTGCCGCTCTCTTGCGAGATGGGGATCTGCGGCGCCTGCCTGACGCCGGTGCGGGAGGGAACCGTCGACCACCGGGATACCGTGCAGTCGGAGGCGGAAAAACAGGCCGCAGAGCAGCATATTGCGCTGTGCTG
This window encodes:
- a CDS encoding glycoside hydrolase family 10 protein — encoded protein: MALAGAAVIAVGMLFSCTSKAPKSLVTAPNTTAVKASQTHREPVRGVWLTTVSRLDWPPVGSIIASTPESRITQQKLALIAKLDNLQRLGINTVFFQVKPDGTALWRSDILPWSDMLTGKIGEYPGYDPLQFMLDEAHKRGMKVHAWFNPYRVSVNTKPSTVAELNNTLTQVPASVFVLHRNWIRTASDRFVLDPGIPEARDWITSIVAEVVQNYPIDGVQFDDYFYTETASSPLNDNETFRRYGQGYASKGDWRRHNTQQLIAQVSTTIKKLNPNVEFGVSPAGVWRNRSHDPAGSDTRGAAAYDESYADTRSWVQQGLLDYIAPQIYWPFARDAARYDVLANWWAEVVKPTHTRLYIGVALYKVGEPSKNEPDWTVDGGVPELKKQLDLNETLPQIQGTILFRENNLNQPQTRQAVNYLRSRWGQPQS
- the uraD gene encoding 2-oxo-4-hydroxy-4-carboxy-5-ureidoimidazoline decarboxylase, translating into MIALSQFNGLSKDEAVGLLAPCVAIPAWGETLVNLRPFASRHALLQTAREAMDYWGEDELNAALSAHPRIGEKPTGGQAHAALSRQEQSAVDSENERLAQALQEGNARYEARFGRVFLIRAKGRSGEAILQALTRRLQHTADEEVTEALAQLREITMLRLEGVIGE
- the hpxO gene encoding FAD-dependent urate hydroxylase HpxO, translating into MKAIVIGAGIGGLSAAVALKQSGIDCDVYEAVKEIKPVGAAISVWPNGVKCMAHLGMGDIMETFGGPLRRMAYRDFRSGENMTQFSLAPLIERTGSRPCPVSRAELQREMLDFWGRESVQFGKRVTRCEEDADGVTVWFTDGSSASGDLLIAADGSHSALRPWVLDFTPQRRYAGYVNWNGLVEIDEALAPGDQWTTFVGEGKRVSLMPVSAGRFYFFFDVPLPAGLAEDRDTLRADLSRYFAGWAPPVQQLIATLDPQTTNRIEIHDIEPFSRLVRGRVALLGDAGHSTTPDIGQGGCAAMEDAVVLGAVFRQTHDIAAALREYEAQRCDRVRDLVLKARKRCDITHGKDMQLTEAWYQELREETGERIINGMCDTILSGPLG
- the uraH gene encoding hydroxyisourate hydrolase; translation: MSTLSTHILDISTGRPAEGVTVSLSREGETLVTLVTNAQGRIATFSAAPLPAGSYCLTAETGAWFARAGRESVFTRAQIDFVIGEAADDHFHLPFLIAPGGWSTYRGS
- the hpxR gene encoding LysR family hpxDE operon transcriptional regulator HpxR, which produces MSPFSRFAHYFIAVARCGSLRRAAEQLHISASAINRQILQAEEAFGTPLFERLPEGLRMTTAGELLYDNLLRWQKEFRQTRQKFDELQGMKRGSVSVGMVQALAEGGFAAALAEIIASWPWLELDLQVADSHTVSQKVRQADLDVGLILDPQGQAGLSVLAFAELEVGIVMRPDHPLAGAKALSLGELSLERHIVPGAPLIVHERVALLYRHHDFAPENTISCNDIRLIKSLVLRGSGVTLLSLLDVLDEVQRGQLAFISLRSTLLRPLTLALCTAPSRQLSRPAQMAIQTLSAVIESMATVSPAAR
- the hipB gene encoding type II toxin-antitoxin system antitoxin HipB, giving the protein MNSPQIYSPVQLANYLKLLRQQNHWTQDALARRIGIKQATLSNFENHPDKTTLTTLFKILQSLGVVMTLNAKATETAPAPDNNTDLDW
- a CDS encoding fimbrial protein, whose amino-acid sequence is MSFLTLLRRATLTLLLALLPPASGWACTPVFVRGQATTLRLNVGQLTVPADARPGTPLYHKSFAWNRLSDGGEQWIRCADDPRGLSPLQLNSLLSGGATRPTVYQTNLAGIGVRVSLRAIGGYGGFPDRPTPSPFSQRVNNPAILPDAVWKLGYFRLTIELIKTGPAATPGELEYHSEHFLMAEHTPLAALDLSGRVNTAGCSVNDATPALIKLPAAMLDHFGGVGKTTGDTPFALQLDCNSAVTISLRVDGAEPLTARGHGVLRNDATDDRAQGIGVQLLYHRQPVSLNHEMTLGSASAGRFILPLTARYYQTRPRITAGQVSAVATYTLHYD
- a CDS encoding nucleobase:cation symporter-2 family protein produces the protein MSDEHYSGLLYGLEQRIPPLPAFFSALQHVLAGLVGIITPPLIIGATLGLGDWLPYLISMSLLASGIGTFLQSNRVGGVGAGMICMQGTSFAFLGVTVAGGMWVKAQGGGPQDMMAMLFGVNFVAALVPVIVSRFIEPLKKIFTPIITGSVIALIGISLIKVSVINWCGGEKAEDFASMSNIALGAGTLGVIVLLSCAKNRWLRLSSVVVGIAVGCVAAGLSGQFHLHSLGDTLFRLPTLFPFGFQFNSAIFLPVALVSLVCILEAVGDLTANSLISQQSIDDHAFRNRLKGGILADGVSCMVAAMLCAFPNTTFAQNNGVIQMTGVASRYVGRYIGVILILLGLFPPVGELLRQIPAPVLGGATMVMFGCVVAAGIRIITQTPLSRRDVLIVGLAFGAGLGVESVPAFLSHFPPMVGDLFGSAATSGGLVAIALNLILPQEQAATKTIRSQDDRAESV
- the hpxE gene encoding molybdenum cofactor-independent xanthine hydroxylase subunit HpxE, producing MRDIFPVVVDGLWRQGAKNLAVRLVSAEGQPLPAWTPGAHIDLHLPCGLIRQYSLTGSPAERDHYLLCIAREAQSRGGSGYVHDTLRPGQPLMISAPRNHFPLHEGGHVVLLAAGIGITPLLAMAHARAASGASFTLHYYVSRAQEAAFATEIARQLTGGICQIHCSDEGQSPRQRLAQDLGAPDADTRVYFCGPPGFMARVRDTARAAGWEEAQLHSEAFQPPAPTAASAADGTFTITLASTGERWPVPGNKTIAQVLQEHGVAVPLSCEMGICGACLTPVREGTVDHRDTVQSEAEKQAAEQHIALCCSRSLSANLVIDLAG
- a CDS encoding type II toxin-antitoxin system HipA family toxin, encoding MATLTTWMNNVRVGTLTRQANGAHSFRYDEEWLRSPRARPLSLSLPLQYGNITADAVYHYFDNLLPDSPQVRDRIVRRYQARSKQPFDLLAEVGRDSVGAVTLLPPGEEAHLEGLRWQTLDEAQLTALLTAYQSDIPLGMITGQDDFRISVAGAQEKTALLRMGGHWCIPQGTTPTTHIIKLPIGEIKQPNATLDLRESVDNEFLCLALARELGLAVPEAEIITTPRIRALAVTRFDRRWAQEGRVLLRLPQEDLCQAFGIPSSMKYESDGGPGIAAIMAFLLGSSEALKDRADFMKFMVFQWLVGATDGHAKNFSLFLLPGGSYRLTPFYDIISAFPVLGGTGLHLRDLKLSMGLNATKGRKTEINAIYPRHFLATAKAVNFPGEQMLAILQEFAGHVPQAIESARRTLPADFSTHVWRAITENMLKLHARLQQGLQAL
- the hpxD gene encoding molybdenum cofactor-independent xanthine hydroxylase subunit HpxD, whose amino-acid sequence is MKTITPTPPAHCTFDPEDWLRLARCWHPVARACDITGAPVKATLLDEQLVIYRIKGQVVVARDVCPHRGVPLTLGFHEEEGIVCPYHGLRFGEDGRCNRIPSSPGQPIPAKLHLTSFAVEERYGLIWTCLACDPDNPPPLPTMPHWDDAGFQQINCPAFEVKGFAGRQVEGFLDVAHFAWIHTDTFADPDNQQVPDYTPQETPFGFVADYWSSVGNYPASSDFRAPEGFQWLRHFEMHLPFTATLTIHFPADARLVIMNAASPVSSRVTRMFAPIARNFDLHVPVEDVHAFNLRVFEEDRLMVETQRPERLPLDLTLEAHIPADRSSIAYRRGLKKMGFGDFFLV